The Diadema setosum chromosome 4, eeDiaSeto1, whole genome shotgun sequence genome window below encodes:
- the LOC140227682 gene encoding protein unc-93 homolog A-like, with product MSYSPRPDDINLDDRVVLSEESQNINGDVSESMMTNDEQSSLLGCPSKSGKSFRTLQNSTNSPPGPQLFSPLRYWKNLIVVSVTFMLIISAFGALANLQSSLNSSSGLGVASLFALYVGLILSSFVTPLIVWLLSVKRTLVVCCFFYALYTATNFYPEVYTLIPAAGLLGIAASPFWAAANTYVTTSAIQLADVTDDVSETVINRFNGVFFCFCRSAQVWGNLISSLVLHDTSTAVTGDHCGHDSCGQRNDFNIIIPKGGGHVPDKQVFVLLSIYIGIGLLAVAILTFLLDRLPRMSNQDNGALRSHMCDHLTSTVRLMRSPYLLLLIPIIIFSGAEQAFISADFTQSFVSCTQGPGMVGYVMIGYGGADALASVIFGQLEEYTGRIAIFMFGGLLHLALMIVFQVWNPLTSAVWRLILMAVGWGVGDSVLRTQIHSILGVLFPDAQEPAFANLRLWQSLGFAVTYAISIPHVICVTAEIYGLMALLTFSLVCYIFMEYALLRLSRR from the exons ATGTCGTACAGTCCGAGACCCGATGACATTAATCTAGATGATCGTGTTGTACTGTCAGAAGAATCACAAAACATCAACGGCGATGTCTCGGAGTCCATGATGACCAACGATGAACAGTCGTCGCTGCTGGGATGTCCGTCAAAGTCTGGCAAGTCGTTTAGGACGTTGCAAAATTCAACTAACAGCCCTCCTGGCCCGCAATTATTTAGTCCACTACGATACTGGAAAAATCTAATAGTTGTCTCTGTTACATTCATGCTAATAATAAGTGCCTTCGGCGCTCTGGCAAATTTACAAAGTAGTCTCAACTCTAGTTCTGGGCTGGGCGTGGCGTCACTCTTTGCTCTGTACGTTGGACTTATCCTATCGAGTTTCGTAACGCCATTGATTGTGTGGCTTTTAAGTGTAAAGCGGACGCTTGTGGTTTGCTGTTTCTTCTACGCCTTGTATACAGCGACCAATTTCTACCCAGAGGTGTACACACTCATTCCTGCCGCAGGGTTACTGGGTATTGCCGCATCGCCGTTTTGGGCGGCAGCGAATACGTACGTAACGACATCAGCCATCCAACTAGCCGATGTCACGGATGACGTTTCCGAAACCGTTATTAATCGCTTCAATGGCGTCTTCTTCTGTTTCTGTCGGTCAGCTCAGGTATGGGGCAACCTCATCTCTTCACTTGTCCTCCATGATACGTCGACTGCTGTAACGGGGGATCACTGTGGGCATGACAGCTGCGGTCAACGAAACGATTTTAATATTATCATTCCAAAAGGGGGAGGACATGTTCCAGACAAACAGGTGTTCGTTCTCCTCTCCATCTACATTGGAATCGGTCTCCTCGCAGTGGCTATCTTGACTTTCCTCCTGGACAGACTCCCACGGATGAGTAACCAGGATAACGGGGCCCTGAGGAGTCACATGTGTGATCACCTGACATCTACAGTTCGTCTCATGAGGTCTCCGTACTTGTTGCTTCTTATTCCCATCATAATCTTTTCTGGCGCTGAGCAAGCTTTCATTAGTGCAGATTTCACACAG TCGTTCGTGAGCTGCACTCAGGGGCCAGGGATGGTTGGATACGTTATGATCGGGTACGGCGGGGCCGACGCTCTTGCTTCGGTCATCTTCGGACAGCTAGAAGAGTACACTGGTCGCATTGCTATCTTTATGTTCGGCGGCCTTCTCCACTTGGCTCTGATGATCGTCTTTCAGGTGTGGAATCCGCTCACCTCGGCCGTGTGGCGGCTAATCTTGATGGCAGTTGGGTGGGGAGTAGGAGATTCCGTCTTGCGAACTCAGATACACT CAATTCTTGGAGTGCTCTTCCCCGATGCACAGGAGCCGGCGTTTGCAAACCTTCGTCTCTGGCAGTCCCTTGGTTTCGCTGTGACGTACGCCATCTCCATTCCACACGTTATCTGCGTCACAGCCGAAATCTACGGCCTGATGGCGTTGCTGACATTTTCACTTGTTTGCTACATCTTCATGGAGTACGCCCTCTTGCGACTCTCCCGTCGTTGA
- the LOC140226980 gene encoding protein unc-93 homolog A-like produces MSSSPVPVGFAPDDHVQTRHPQEFGKHNGDSVMLANDERTSLLYASGRSSSEGGTLLSSSSSRLGPQLFGPLRYWKNLFVISVAFMLTFSAYSALANLQSSLNYGSGLGVSSLCAIYIGVIVSSFLSPLILWLLKVKWTLVVCCFFYALYSAANFYPVAYTLIPAAGLLGLAASPFWAAVGTYITTSAIQLADVTDAVPETIINRFNGIFFCFFQSAQVWGNLISSLVLDDTSTSVTMDHCGRDSCGSNINFTIPAGGGEVADKQVSVLLSIYIGIGLLAVAILTFLVDKLPRMKLRDTKSLGGHVCDHLTSTFQIMKSPYLFLLIPLMTYSGVEQAFISADFTKSFVSCTKGPGMVGYAMIGFGVADALASVIFGQLEKYTGRIAIFMFGGILHLALMIVFQVWNPHTSAMWQLILLSVGWGIGDAVWQTQIQSIVGVLFPDAQEPAFANYRLWQAVGFAITYALTIPHAVCVSHKLYGMMAFLTFSLCCYIFEEYAISRPSPPWTD; encoded by the exons ATGTCTTCGTCTCCGGTGCCCGTTGGTTTTGCCCCAGATGACCACGTTCAAACCAGGCATCCCCAAGAATTCGGAAAACACAACGGAGATTCCGTCATGTTGGCCAACGACGAACGGACATCTCTGCTGTACGCGAGTGGGCGGTCGTCGAGCGAGGGGGGAACATTGTTGAGTTCAAGCAGCAGTCGACTAGGCCCGCAACTCTTCGGCCCGCTACGCTACTGGAAGAACCTTTTCGTTATCTCAGTCGCATTTATGCTGACGTTTAGTGCTTACAGCGCACTGGCAAATTTACAGAGTAGTTTAAACTATGGCTCTGGGCTCGGTGTTTCCTCACTATGTGCAATTTACATAGGAGTAATAGTGTCGAGCTTTCTTTCGCCTTTAATCTTGTGGCTGCTGAAAGTTAAGTGGACGCTCGTGGTTTGCTGTTTCTTCTACGCCTTGTACTCGGCAGCGAATTTCTACCCAGTGGCGTACACACTCATTCCTGCCGCCGGGTTACTGGGTCTTGCCGCATCGCCGTTTTGGGCCGCAGTGGGTACGTACATCACAACCTCCGCCATCCAACTAGCAGATGTCACGGACGCGGTTCCAGAGACCATCATCAATCGATTTAATGGcatcttcttctgcttcttccaGTCGGCTCAGGTGTGGGGTAACCTCATCTCCTCGCTCGTTCTGGACGACACATCGACGAGCGTCACGATGGATCACTGTGGTCGCGACAGCTGCGGCAGCAACATCAATTTCACCATTCCTGCAGGAGGAGGGGAGGTGGCCGACAAACAGGTGTCCGTTCTCCTCTCCATCTACATAGGAATTGGTCTCCTGGCTGTGGCTATTTTGACTTTCCTCGTGGACAAACTCCCACGGATGAAGTTGCGGGATACAAAGTCCCTCGGGGGTCATGTTTGTGACCACCTGACGTCAACGTTTCAAATTATGAAGTCTCCGTACTTGTTTCTTCTCATACCCCTTATGACATACAGTGGAGTTGAACAAGCCTTCATTAGCGCAGATTTCACGAAG TCGTTCGTGAGCTGCACGAAGGGACCGGGGATGGTCGGCTACGCCATGATCGGGTTCGGTGTGGCCGACGCTCTGGCGTCGGTCATCTTCGGACAGCTGGAGAAGTACACTGGTCGCATTGCCATCTTCATGTTTGGCGGCATCCTCCATTTGGCTCTGATGATCGTCTTTCAGGTGTGGAACCCGCACACCTCGGCCATGTGGCAGCTGATCTTGCTGTCGGTGGGATGGGGAATCGGAGACGCCGTTTGGCAAACACAGATACAGT CAATAGTTGGAGTGCTGTTCCCTGACGCACAGGAGCCCGCCTTCGCCAACTATCGTCTCTGGCAAGCTGTGGGTTTCGCCATAACATACGCCCTCACAATTCCGCACGCCGTGTGCGTCTCACACAAACTCTACGGAATGATGGCGTTCCTTACGTTTTCCCTTTGTTGTTATATCTTTGAGGAGTACGCCATATCTAGGCCTTCGCCACCGTGGACCGACTAA